In Stieleria varia, one genomic interval encodes:
- a CDS encoding PQQ-binding-like beta-propeller repeat protein → MSTSRSLSLLFSLIFCVTAVADDWPQYRGKLGDGKSAESIGDVQWPAEGPKVLWKAETPLGFSSFAVADGRAVTVVGVDGKETCLALDAQIGKELWSVALGSTDYGAGGGDAGEPDNRGGDGPRSTPSISGDRVYVYDAHLTLHCLDAATGKTVWKQDIAADFDGRNIRWASAASPLIINDAVYLVGGGAGQSFIALNKSDGSVIWKSGDETMTHATPHYATINEVPQVIFFVQSGLVAVDAATGKETWRAKFPYSVSTAASPVSEENLVYSSAGYGVGAGVFKVDGSEDAAEVWFKSNELMNHWSTPVVHDGHLYGIYEFKKYGKAPLQCVDLATGEIKWSERGFGPGNCILVGDKLVVLSDKGELVIAEARPDQYNELARAKVIEGKCWSTPAYSEGRVYVRSTKEAACIELR, encoded by the coding sequence ATGAGCACATCGCGTTCGCTGAGTCTGTTGTTCTCCCTGATCTTCTGTGTCACAGCGGTCGCCGACGACTGGCCTCAGTACCGTGGCAAACTCGGCGACGGAAAGTCGGCGGAATCCATCGGTGATGTCCAGTGGCCTGCGGAGGGTCCCAAGGTTCTCTGGAAAGCAGAGACACCACTGGGGTTCAGCTCGTTTGCAGTTGCCGATGGCCGCGCCGTCACAGTCGTCGGTGTCGACGGCAAAGAAACCTGTTTGGCGTTGGATGCTCAAATCGGAAAAGAACTCTGGAGCGTCGCACTGGGCAGCACCGACTATGGAGCCGGTGGCGGCGATGCCGGGGAACCGGACAACCGAGGAGGCGACGGGCCACGCAGCACGCCCAGCATCAGCGGCGATCGTGTCTACGTCTATGACGCGCACCTGACACTTCATTGTCTGGATGCTGCCACAGGCAAAACGGTTTGGAAACAAGACATCGCCGCTGACTTTGACGGACGCAACATCCGTTGGGCCAGCGCGGCCAGCCCGTTGATAATCAATGATGCAGTCTATCTCGTTGGCGGTGGAGCGGGGCAGTCGTTCATCGCGTTAAACAAGAGTGACGGCAGCGTGATCTGGAAAAGCGGCGACGAGACGATGACGCACGCCACACCACACTACGCGACAATCAACGAAGTGCCACAAGTCATTTTCTTTGTTCAATCCGGTTTGGTTGCGGTCGATGCGGCAACGGGCAAAGAAACCTGGCGAGCCAAGTTCCCCTACAGCGTTTCCACCGCCGCGTCACCGGTCAGCGAAGAAAACCTGGTCTACAGCTCGGCCGGTTACGGGGTCGGTGCCGGTGTGTTCAAGGTCGACGGAAGCGAGGATGCGGCCGAAGTGTGGTTCAAATCCAATGAGTTGATGAATCACTGGAGTACACCGGTGGTACACGACGGCCATCTCTACGGCATCTATGAATTCAAAAAATACGGCAAGGCACCATTGCAATGCGTCGACCTGGCCACCGGCGAAATCAAATGGTCTGAGCGCGGCTTCGGTCCGGGTAACTGCATCTTGGTCGGCGACAAGCTGGTGGTGCTGTCCGACAAAGGAGAATTGGTGATCGCCGAGGCGCGACCTGACCAGTACAACGAGTTGGCCCGCGCCAAAGTCATCGAGGGCAAGTGCTGGTCAACGCCTGCCTACAGTGAAGGCCGCGTGTACGTCCGCAGCACCAAAGAAGCAGCCTGTATCGAATTGCGATGA
- a CDS encoding SLC13 family permease gives MNTWEAWLTIAVACGLLAGLALRIAANELVALTCLAVLVVAQELTGTALLPSPADAIAGFGNAAVITIALLFAVVTGLELTGGTHLATGWLLGGAKSLRGAQVRTLFPVTVVSGFLNNTPVVAALLPVMDDLAKRIGVSSSRLYLPLSYAAILGGMCTVMGTSTNLIVRTMYFEESGKVLGFFEPACVGIPASLAGLIYILIASPKLLPERKPAISVSDDPQQYTVEMLIEPNGPLVGKTIEEAGLRHLSGLYIAEIQRADGTIAAAKPSETLRADDSLILVGALDTVVDLRKIRGLLSPDDQARKLQVPAWRRTLVEAVVSPRCSLLGKTIREGRFRSHFGAAAVAIARGGRRLQGKIGDVRLEVGDILLLEASPSFLHRQRESRDFYLISAVEKGSVRRHERAWVSVTIMAVMVLIAASGVLSILTAALLAAVATVAFRCCTTGEARRSVDWSLLIVIGSAIGIGSAMTTSGAAKGLAGGLLGLVGEGPSSPFLALAAVYLATMICTEFITNNAAAILMFGIGVNAAKTLGVSETPFVIAVMIAASASFVTPFGYQTNLMVYGLGGYRVSDYLRFGFPLSLIVMVISLLVIPLVWPLNVRQAF, from the coding sequence TTGAATACCTGGGAAGCTTGGCTGACCATCGCCGTGGCCTGCGGTCTACTCGCGGGGCTCGCGCTACGGATCGCCGCCAATGAGCTGGTCGCCCTGACGTGCTTGGCCGTGCTGGTGGTTGCTCAGGAGCTGACCGGGACGGCCCTGCTGCCGTCGCCTGCCGACGCGATCGCCGGATTTGGAAATGCGGCGGTGATCACCATTGCATTGCTGTTCGCGGTGGTCACGGGGCTTGAGCTGACCGGGGGAACCCATCTTGCGACCGGCTGGCTGCTCGGGGGTGCGAAATCGCTGCGGGGGGCACAAGTCCGGACGTTGTTTCCGGTAACGGTCGTCAGCGGGTTTCTCAACAACACGCCAGTGGTCGCCGCATTGCTGCCGGTGATGGACGACTTGGCCAAGCGGATCGGGGTCAGCAGCAGTCGTTTGTATCTGCCGCTTTCCTATGCCGCGATCTTGGGTGGCATGTGCACCGTGATGGGCACGAGCACCAACCTGATCGTGCGAACGATGTACTTCGAGGAGAGCGGCAAAGTTCTCGGCTTCTTTGAGCCGGCTTGCGTCGGCATCCCCGCATCGTTGGCGGGGCTGATTTACATTCTGATTGCATCCCCCAAGTTGTTGCCCGAACGAAAACCGGCGATCAGTGTCAGCGATGATCCTCAGCAGTACACCGTCGAAATGCTGATCGAACCGAATGGTCCGTTGGTGGGCAAGACGATCGAGGAAGCCGGATTGCGACACCTATCGGGACTTTACATTGCGGAAATCCAACGAGCCGATGGCACGATCGCAGCAGCCAAACCCAGCGAAACACTTCGCGCCGATGACTCGCTGATTTTGGTCGGTGCCTTGGACACGGTGGTGGATTTGCGAAAGATCCGGGGGCTGCTGTCGCCGGACGATCAAGCGCGCAAGTTGCAAGTGCCTGCTTGGCGTCGAACGTTGGTGGAAGCAGTGGTTAGCCCGCGCTGTTCGCTGTTGGGCAAGACGATTCGCGAAGGACGCTTTCGCTCACATTTTGGCGCCGCTGCCGTGGCGATCGCGCGGGGCGGTCGTCGTCTGCAAGGCAAGATCGGTGACGTGCGTTTGGAGGTCGGTGACATATTGCTGCTGGAAGCGTCGCCGTCATTCTTGCATCGCCAACGTGAGTCACGCGACTTTTATTTGATCAGCGCGGTGGAGAAAGGATCCGTTCGCAGACATGAACGCGCTTGGGTCTCCGTCACCATCATGGCGGTGATGGTTTTGATCGCAGCATCCGGCGTGCTTTCGATTCTGACAGCCGCTCTGTTGGCCGCGGTCGCCACGGTTGCCTTTCGATGCTGCACCACTGGCGAAGCTCGCCGAAGTGTCGACTGGTCGTTGTTGATCGTGATCGGTTCGGCGATCGGAATCGGCAGCGCGATGACAACCAGCGGTGCGGCCAAAGGGCTTGCGGGCGGCTTGCTGGGATTGGTAGGCGAGGGTCCCTCCAGTCCGTTTCTGGCACTGGCGGCAGTGTACTTGGCCACCATGATTTGCACCGAATTCATCACCAACAATGCGGCGGCGATCCTGATGTTTGGAATCGGAGTCAACGCGGCCAAAACGCTCGGTGTCAGCGAGACGCCTTTTGTGATCGCCGTGATGATCGCCGCATCGGCGAGTTTTGTCACCCCGTTCGGCTACCAGACCAACTTGATGGTCTATGGCTTGGGAGGCTATCGGGTGTCCGATTATTTGCGTTTCGGGTTTCCGCTGAGCTTGATCGTGATGGTGATCTCCCTGCTGGTGATTCCGCTCGTGTGGCCCCTAAACGTACGTCAGGCTTTCTAG
- a CDS encoding DUF3311 domain-containing protein, producing the protein MTEKPQQPTPQGQGSSHKGAWIIAALVLLLLILHQDNWNWESKTLVFGFMPIGLFWHACISIGASATWLLATKIAWPADDEQPEETA; encoded by the coding sequence ATGACCGAGAAACCCCAACAACCCACCCCGCAAGGGCAGGGCTCCTCCCATAAAGGAGCCTGGATCATTGCTGCCCTCGTGCTGCTGCTGCTGATCCTGCACCAAGACAACTGGAATTGGGAAAGCAAGACCCTGGTATTTGGATTCATGCCGATCGGGCTTTTCTGGCATGCTTGCATTTCGATCGGTGCCAGTGCCACCTGGCTGCTGGCCACCAAGATCGCCTGGCCCGCCGATGACGAACAACCTGAGGAGACTGCGTGA
- a CDS encoding sodium:solute symporter family protein, translating into MDHPGLPQLIIILIYLALLLMLGLFSSKLFKGTKEDYQVASHSIGPFLLLMSMFGTTMTAFALVGSSGEAFKAGVGVYGMLASSSGIIHSLCFFVIGVKVWKLARRHKYTTQIEFFRDRLDSDFVGLLLFPILVGLVIPYLLVGVISSGTVVQSLTAGLSPEWFPVGPPDNPVKALNGGIPPWLGSLVICVVVLIYVFFGGMRGTTWANTLQTIVFMILGVVTFVVIANKLGGQEGLLANIQALGESVPDEKATRMTMSKTLFFTYLLIPLSVGMFPHLFQHWMTAKSANSFKLPVVCHPIFIMIVWVPCVLVGVWATGDLMPAKPPLPRIPGTDVVNANAILPFLVNTQTVALLGGLLAAGILAAIMSSLDSQFLCLGTIFANDILTHYKGAENVSDKQQVLYTRLFIIAIVAVTYGFGLISNNSVFALGVWCFSGFSALFPIVVAALYWRRLTAAGAISGIFAAITSWGILFYQALSQNNLREFALKIPSGSDEPYEVMPVVAMLLSSLVTMVVVSLVTKPPKPETLAKFFPEN; encoded by the coding sequence ATGGACCATCCAGGACTTCCCCAACTGATCATCATCCTGATCTACCTGGCCCTCTTGCTGATGCTCGGTTTGTTTTCGAGCAAACTGTTCAAGGGCACCAAAGAAGACTACCAAGTCGCCAGCCACTCGATCGGTCCTTTCCTGCTGTTGATGAGCATGTTCGGAACCACGATGACGGCGTTCGCGTTGGTCGGCAGCAGCGGCGAAGCGTTCAAAGCCGGTGTCGGCGTTTATGGAATGCTGGCCAGCAGCAGCGGCATCATCCACTCGCTGTGTTTCTTTGTCATCGGTGTGAAAGTTTGGAAACTGGCCCGACGCCACAAGTACACCACGCAAATCGAATTCTTTCGTGATCGACTGGACAGTGATTTCGTCGGCTTGCTGTTGTTCCCCATTCTCGTCGGCTTGGTGATTCCGTACCTGTTGGTCGGTGTGATCAGCAGCGGGACCGTGGTTCAATCGTTGACCGCTGGACTTTCGCCGGAATGGTTTCCAGTGGGACCACCGGACAATCCCGTCAAAGCACTCAACGGCGGTATTCCTCCTTGGTTGGGGTCGCTCGTTATCTGTGTCGTCGTTTTGATCTACGTGTTCTTCGGCGGCATGCGAGGAACGACATGGGCCAATACCCTGCAGACCATCGTGTTCATGATCCTCGGTGTGGTCACGTTTGTGGTGATCGCCAACAAGTTGGGAGGCCAAGAAGGACTGCTGGCGAACATTCAAGCGCTCGGGGAATCCGTGCCGGATGAAAAGGCGACTCGGATGACGATGAGCAAAACGTTGTTCTTCACGTATCTGTTGATTCCGTTGTCCGTGGGCATGTTTCCCCACTTGTTCCAGCACTGGATGACGGCCAAGAGCGCCAATTCGTTCAAGCTGCCGGTGGTCTGTCACCCGATCTTTATCATGATCGTCTGGGTCCCGTGCGTCTTGGTCGGCGTTTGGGCCACGGGCGACTTGATGCCCGCCAAGCCGCCATTGCCAAGGATCCCGGGTACCGATGTCGTGAACGCCAACGCGATCTTGCCATTCTTGGTGAACACGCAAACGGTTGCGTTGTTGGGCGGTTTGCTGGCAGCAGGAATCTTGGCCGCGATCATGTCGAGCTTGGACAGTCAGTTCTTGTGCCTGGGCACGATCTTTGCCAACGATATCTTGACCCACTACAAGGGTGCGGAGAACGTGAGCGACAAGCAGCAAGTTCTCTACACGCGGTTGTTCATCATCGCGATCGTCGCCGTCACGTACGGTTTCGGTTTGATCAGCAACAACAGCGTCTTTGCGCTCGGCGTTTGGTGCTTCAGCGGATTCAGTGCTTTGTTCCCGATCGTGGTCGCCGCGCTTTATTGGCGACGACTGACGGCGGCCGGTGCGATCAGCGGCATCTTTGCTGCGATCACGAGCTGGGGAATCTTGTTCTACCAAGCGTTGTCGCAGAACAACCTGCGGGAATTTGCGTTGAAGATTCCATCGGGCAGCGATGAGCCTTACGAAGTCATGCCGGTCGTTGCGATGCTGCTCAGCTCGCTCGTCACGATGGTCGTCGTTTCGTTGGTAACCAAACCGCCCAAACCAGAAACCCTCGCAAAGTTCTTTCCGGAGAACTGA
- the prfB gene encoding peptide chain release factor 2 (programmed frameshift), producing MEAELIHRSEEIRQRLKQLGDSLDYAGKREAIKNIELQMGEPGFWDDNDSAQKTVGRLKSLKVVVGPMKELTSSVEDLDALIEMAEEDKSVAADVAAEVDRLENMLDDLELKALLDGPNDSAGAIITINARDGGTDANDWADILLRMYSAWAVDQEYKIELLDRQENEEAGINHASIAVRGPMAYGYLKGEEGMHRLVRISPFNSEGKRQTSFAAVSVSPEIDDSIEIEIDEKDVREDRYRAGGAGGQHVNKTDSAIRLTHIPSNTVVQCQNERSQHQNRATAWKMLRSKMARLEEEKREAEDAKRYKTQAKTGFGSQIRNYFLHPDQRVKDARTGHYVGSFNSVINGSELQGFLDAFLRFRASGSMAPPSDD from the exons ATGGAAGCCGAATTGATCCACCGCAGCGAAGAGATCCGCCAGCGTCTGAAACAGCTAGGAGACTCTCTT GACTACGCTGGCAAACGCGAAGCGATCAAGAATATTGAGTTGCAAATGGGGGAACCCGGTTTTTGGGACGACAACGATTCGGCTCAAAAAACGGTCGGTCGTCTGAAATCGCTCAAAGTCGTTGTGGGGCCGATGAAGGAATTGACCAGTTCCGTCGAGGACTTGGATGCCCTGATCGAGATGGCCGAGGAAGACAAATCGGTCGCTGCGGATGTTGCCGCCGAAGTCGACCGGTTGGAAAACATGCTGGACGACTTGGAGCTCAAGGCCTTGCTCGACGGTCCCAATGACAGCGCCGGAGCGATCATCACGATCAATGCCCGCGACGGTGGTACCGACGCCAACGACTGGGCCGATATTCTCCTGCGCATGTACTCCGCTTGGGCGGTCGACCAAGAATACAAGATCGAATTGCTCGACCGTCAGGAAAACGAGGAAGCAGGCATCAACCATGCATCGATCGCGGTTCGTGGACCGATGGCCTACGGATACCTCAAAGGCGAGGAGGGTATGCATCGACTGGTTCGCATCAGCCCGTTCAACAGCGAAGGCAAGCGTCAGACAAGCTTTGCCGCAGTGAGCGTTTCGCCTGAAATCGATGACTCGATCGAAATCGAGATCGATGAAAAGGACGTTCGCGAAGACCGTTATCGGGCGGGCGGGGCAGGCGGCCAGCACGTCAATAAAACCGATAGTGCCATTCGCTTGACTCACATCCCTTCCAACACGGTCGTTCAGTGCCAGAACGAACGCAGCCAGCACCAAAACCGCGCCACCGCGTGGAAAATGCTACGCTCCAAAATGGCTCGACTGGAAGAGGAGAAACGGGAAGCAGAGGATGCCAAGAGGTACAAGACCCAGGCAAAGACGGGCTTCGGCAGCCAAATCAGAAACTACTTCCTCCACCCCGACCAACGGGTCAAGGACGCTCGGACAGGACACTACGTCGGCAGCTTCAATAGCGTCATCAACGGTAGTGAACTGCAAGGTTTCCTTGACGCGTTCTTGCGTTTCCGAGCAAGCGGATCGATGGCCCCGCCGTCGGACGACTAA
- a CDS encoding response regulator, translating to MESNQNSVLCKKPTQVCNSKILLIDDEQIVIDVITTHLNEAGFWNVVSTSDSIEAVERMRLESADLILMDISMPDVSGNYLLRIARADPLLRKTPVMVITADDSETTHQRAMQLGATEVLTKPVDPIDLVQRIHDTLANCIEAASYGDAKLYANAMPGMEIYNRLRHLAGRVGDGANAK from the coding sequence ATGGAATCGAACCAAAATAGTGTTTTGTGCAAGAAACCGACCCAGGTTTGCAACAGCAAGATCTTGCTGATTGATGACGAGCAAATCGTGATCGATGTGATCACCACGCATCTCAACGAAGCCGGTTTTTGGAACGTGGTGTCCACGTCCGACAGCATCGAAGCGGTCGAGAGAATGCGGTTGGAAAGCGCCGATCTGATCTTGATGGACATCTCCATGCCCGACGTCAGCGGCAACTACTTGCTCCGCATCGCCCGCGCCGACCCTCTGTTGCGCAAGACACCCGTGATGGTGATCACCGCCGATGACAGCGAGACAACCCACCAACGCGCGATGCAGCTGGGAGCAACGGAAGTGTTGACCAAACCGGTGGACCCGATCGATTTGGTGCAACGAATCCACGACACGCTGGCCAATTGTATCGAGGCCGCATCGTACGGCGATGCCAAGCTATACGCCAACGCGATGCCCGGGATGGAAATCTACAATCGCCTCCGCCACTTGGCCGGTCGCGTCGGTGATGGCGCGAACGCCAAATGA
- the mnmA gene encoding tRNA 2-thiouridine(34) synthase MnmA: MARVVLAMSGGVDSSVAAHLLLEAGHDVIGVFMRHGEESSQACKVSDTASLPVLGGLSQGRADHKQGCCTASDAADAKRVAAKMGIPFYALDLQQDFRRIVDYFVDDYLHGRTPNPCVKCNHWIKFGRLFDYADGVEADFVATGHYARMIDGQLHRGLDGNKDQSYALFGIRRDRLDRMMLPVGVFEKPEIRRIAESLHLGVAGKKDSQEICFVTQGHHSDFVKARRPEMVGATAGDFVTTDGTVVGKHHGFEAFTIGQRKGLGIALGTPHFVVRIEPDTRRVVLGLKHELGGNRLSADQANWLVDPHDVPQQVSVQIRYNSGPEPATLRLDPDSPDRFDVVFDQDIDAIAPGQAAVVYSGSHVLGGGWIL; the protein is encoded by the coding sequence ATGGCACGCGTTGTTCTCGCGATGAGTGGTGGTGTCGATTCCAGTGTCGCAGCCCATCTGCTGCTGGAAGCCGGACACGACGTGATCGGCGTTTTCATGCGCCACGGCGAAGAATCCTCGCAGGCCTGCAAAGTCTCCGATACCGCGTCGCTACCCGTCCTGGGCGGGCTCAGTCAAGGCCGGGCCGACCACAAACAAGGGTGCTGCACCGCTTCTGACGCCGCCGATGCTAAACGGGTCGCGGCCAAAATGGGCATTCCTTTCTACGCTCTGGACCTCCAACAGGATTTCCGACGAATCGTCGATTACTTCGTCGACGATTACCTCCATGGTCGCACACCCAACCCCTGCGTCAAATGCAATCACTGGATCAAGTTCGGTCGGCTGTTTGATTATGCCGACGGCGTCGAAGCCGATTTTGTAGCGACAGGACACTACGCCAGAATGATCGATGGGCAACTGCACCGAGGCCTGGACGGCAACAAGGACCAATCCTACGCCCTGTTCGGGATTCGACGAGACCGATTGGATCGGATGATGCTGCCGGTCGGTGTGTTCGAAAAACCCGAGATCCGACGTATCGCGGAAAGTCTCCACCTCGGCGTCGCTGGAAAAAAAGACAGCCAAGAAATCTGCTTTGTCACTCAAGGACACCACAGCGATTTTGTCAAAGCGCGGCGACCCGAGATGGTCGGCGCAACCGCCGGAGACTTCGTCACCACCGATGGCACCGTGGTCGGCAAACACCACGGATTCGAAGCCTTCACGATCGGTCAACGAAAAGGACTGGGAATCGCGTTGGGTACGCCCCATTTCGTCGTTCGCATCGAACCCGACACCCGCCGCGTCGTCCTGGGATTGAAGCACGAACTGGGGGGCAATCGACTCAGCGCCGACCAAGCCAACTGGTTGGTCGATCCGCACGATGTGCCGCAACAGGTTTCCGTTCAGATTCGCTACAACAGCGGACCCGAACCGGCTACGCTGCGTCTTGACCCCGACTCTCCCGATCGCTTTGACGTGGTCTTTGACCAAGACATTGACGCGATCGCGCCCGGCCAAGCT
- the gcvT gene encoding glycine cleavage system aminomethyltransferase GcvT, which produces MSPSQLASTPLDQWHRDAGARMVPFAGYEMPIQYGSIVTEHQACRNAAALFDVSHMGRLRFDGPGSVAFLDRLLTRDIRNMPLGRVRYSLICNENGGILDDVLVYHVETPSQNPYHLMVVNASNREKIIRWIEPLLADFPEVIVTDRTDLTAMIAVQGPKAMAACRRLFSYDPTRLKYYHAVITNQFSKPALVSRTGYTGEDGLELIVRAEEAPRIWENILLAGRDEGFMAAGLGARDTLRMEAAMPLYGHELNETIDPFSAGLGFACDLDGRDFIGGDALREIKATGPKQIRIGLLPDGKRPAREGCEVLDQAGNSVGVITSGGPSPTLDRPIAMAMVDASAATHDTLQIDIRGKRVDATRTDLPFYKRPV; this is translated from the coding sequence ATGAGTCCCTCCCAGCTTGCCAGCACGCCCTTGGATCAATGGCACCGCGATGCGGGTGCGCGAATGGTGCCCTTCGCGGGCTACGAAATGCCCATCCAGTACGGGTCCATCGTCACAGAACATCAGGCCTGTCGCAACGCAGCGGCACTGTTCGATGTTTCTCACATGGGACGACTTCGTTTCGACGGCCCCGGCAGCGTTGCCTTTCTGGACCGTTTGCTGACGCGTGACATCCGCAACATGCCGCTCGGACGCGTGCGATACTCGCTCATCTGTAACGAGAACGGTGGCATCCTTGACGACGTGTTGGTCTATCACGTCGAAACGCCGTCGCAAAATCCCTACCACCTGATGGTGGTCAATGCGTCCAACCGTGAAAAAATCATCCGCTGGATCGAGCCCCTGTTGGCGGATTTCCCGGAAGTCATCGTCACGGACCGTACCGACTTGACCGCGATGATCGCCGTCCAAGGCCCCAAAGCCATGGCGGCGTGCAGACGTTTGTTTTCATACGACCCGACGCGTTTGAAATACTATCACGCGGTCATCACCAACCAATTCAGCAAACCCGCCTTGGTCAGCCGAACCGGATACACCGGCGAGGATGGCTTGGAGTTGATTGTCAGGGCCGAAGAAGCGCCACGGATTTGGGAGAACATCCTACTGGCCGGACGCGACGAAGGATTCATGGCCGCCGGATTGGGCGCTCGCGACACCTTGCGGATGGAAGCCGCGATGCCGCTCTACGGCCACGAACTCAACGAAACCATCGACCCGTTCTCCGCCGGACTAGGGTTCGCTTGCGATCTCGATGGACGTGACTTCATCGGTGGCGATGCCCTGAGAGAAATCAAAGCCACAGGACCCAAGCAGATCCGCATCGGACTGCTGCCCGATGGCAAGCGTCCCGCACGCGAAGGCTGCGAAGTGCTCGATCAGGCTGGCAACTCCGTCGGCGTGATCACCAGCGGAGGCCCCTCGCCGACCTTGGATCGCCCCATTGCCATGGCCATGGTCGATGCGTCCGCGGCAACCCATGACACTTTGCAAATCGACATCCGTGGTAAGCGTGTCGATGCAACACGAACCGATCTGCCTTTCTACAAGCGACCCGTTTAA
- the gcvH gene encoding glycine cleavage system protein GcvH — translation MARDKSTLLYAETHEWADVVDDGDSKIATVGISAFAIQQLNDLVYMDLPDVGKKVTAGEEFGEVESVKAVSPLYSPVTGEVIEVHSDLPDQLEQLNADPYDFGWIVKIRIEDEASLGALMDHAAYEKQCAEAG, via the coding sequence ATGGCACGTGACAAGTCGACTTTGCTGTACGCAGAAACGCATGAATGGGCAGATGTTGTTGATGATGGTGACTCCAAAATCGCCACGGTCGGCATCTCCGCGTTCGCGATCCAACAACTCAACGATTTGGTCTACATGGACTTACCCGATGTCGGCAAGAAAGTCACTGCAGGCGAAGAGTTCGGTGAAGTCGAATCGGTCAAAGCGGTTAGCCCTCTGTACAGCCCCGTGACCGGCGAAGTCATCGAAGTTCACTCGGATCTGCCCGATCAACTCGAACAGCTCAACGCCGACCCGTATGACTTCGGTTGGATCGTCAAGATCCGAATCGAAGACGAAGCGTCATTGGGCGCATTGATGGATCACGCCGCCTACGAAAAACAGTGTGCCGAGGCCGGCTGA
- a CDS encoding O-antigen ligase family protein: MTSVPQSIVRSSDSVPQGGWMHRVALFPFATLVIFALVAVFNAIQPADGERVSGLTPVLASKLLVAGAATALGGWGLLQSVRVRRCLVSVPGALLSTLAILLVGTAMLANGDWAMISRASALIFCGYLVFTVTALVLVSAQDTARAMVVGGGVFLAITWALFLFVPSIGVFHEYTNDGTSTVPRMGGTNHPNGVAREAMVTVILCIALLRAGRLRESIPMLRWSWGSLLLLAVATLAATYSRTSILAGGVAIGAMLFDKLWGRYGAILVSGFAIMGLTGILVAGIMAPGDAGDSALSAVTKSGDVEELTSLTGRTTIWSEAIDWILQKPLTGYGMDSASSVMTKEAVGTHNLLLHVTFSGGVIAGLILITLLAMTAYHAAASQEPLVRGICTYVLVSGLVEDTLFESFPATLTLLWIMALIGPLVRSWNEASIAQQPSPDAADANILLHVTHSK, translated from the coding sequence ATGACCAGCGTTCCGCAGTCGATTGTCCGATCCTCCGACTCCGTCCCACAAGGTGGCTGGATGCATCGTGTCGCATTGTTTCCGTTTGCGACCTTGGTGATCTTTGCGCTGGTCGCCGTATTCAACGCGATTCAGCCGGCCGACGGAGAACGCGTGTCTGGACTCACGCCGGTGCTGGCGTCGAAGTTGCTGGTCGCGGGGGCGGCGACCGCGTTGGGCGGCTGGGGGCTATTGCAAAGCGTTCGCGTGCGACGCTGCTTGGTTTCCGTTCCCGGCGCGTTGCTGTCGACGCTGGCGATCTTGTTGGTGGGCACAGCGATGCTGGCCAACGGAGATTGGGCAATGATCAGTCGCGCCTCGGCGCTGATTTTTTGCGGTTACCTTGTTTTTACGGTGACAGCTCTGGTGCTAGTGAGTGCCCAAGACACGGCGCGGGCGATGGTGGTCGGCGGCGGAGTTTTTCTCGCGATCACTTGGGCATTGTTTTTGTTTGTGCCATCGATCGGCGTGTTCCACGAATACACCAACGATGGTACGTCCACGGTGCCGCGGATGGGAGGCACCAATCACCCCAACGGCGTCGCTCGTGAAGCCATGGTGACGGTGATTTTGTGCATCGCATTGTTGAGAGCCGGTCGGCTCAGAGAATCGATTCCCATGTTGCGTTGGTCCTGGGGCAGCTTGCTGTTGTTGGCCGTGGCGACGTTGGCGGCAACGTATTCACGAACATCGATCTTGGCCGGTGGCGTTGCGATCGGCGCGATGCTGTTTGACAAGCTCTGGGGGCGGTACGGCGCGATCCTTGTCAGCGGTTTCGCCATCATGGGACTCACAGGTATTCTCGTTGCGGGCATCATGGCACCGGGCGATGCAGGCGACTCCGCACTGTCGGCGGTCACCAAGTCGGGTGACGTGGAAGAGCTGACGTCATTGACCGGCCGGACGACCATTTGGTCGGAGGCCATCGACTGGATTCTGCAGAAACCACTGACCGGCTACGGAATGGATAGCGCGTCATCGGTCATGACCAAGGAAGCCGTCGGCACGCACAACCTGTTGCTGCACGTCACATTCTCGGGCGGCGTGATCGCGGGGTTGATCCTCATCACCTTGCTTGCGATGACTGCGTATCACGCTGCTGCGTCGCAAGAACCGCTTGTCAGAGGAATCTGCACCTACGTGCTGGTTTCCGGATTGGTGGAAGACACCCTGTTTGAATCATTCCCTGCAACGTTGACCCTATTGTGGATCATGGCGTTGATCGGACCGTTGGTGCGATCGTGGAACGAAGCTTCGATCGCTCAGCAACCATCGCCGGATGCCGCCGATGCCAACATTTTGTTGCACGTTACGCATTCAAAGTGA